From the Leptospira montravelensis genome, one window contains:
- a CDS encoding ArsR/SmtB family transcription factor translates to MAIETLPQSRPSGHLLSATKAISDETRIRILHILSFGAFSVNEVVEILGMGQSRISRHLKILTEAGLIGSRREGSLVYSFLPEEEESDLKFPLELTKLLLSYKEDLPSRERDQRMVHQILETRERKSKSFFDGVAESWEKLQEETLHPKLYRSWILQELPLCENILDLGCGPGGLIPFLLNKAKHVTGVDNSSKMIESATSHYGKNPSVSLIQTPMEHLPLSTNSCDAVVASMVMHHISHPPTVLEEVARVLKPGGVLCIVDLGKHNAEYMRDNFADLWLGFEPELFESWLSNAGFSVGSMNEISTESSFKILTIKATKE, encoded by the coding sequence ATGGCTATTGAAACGCTCCCACAATCTAGACCCTCTGGTCATTTACTTTCTGCCACCAAGGCCATTTCCGACGAAACACGGATTCGTATCCTCCATATCCTGAGTTTTGGGGCCTTTTCTGTGAACGAAGTGGTGGAAATCCTTGGGATGGGCCAATCTCGGATCTCAAGGCATTTAAAAATATTAACTGAGGCAGGCCTGATTGGGTCACGTCGAGAAGGGAGCCTTGTGTATAGTTTCCTTCCAGAGGAAGAAGAGTCAGATTTAAAATTCCCTCTAGAACTCACCAAACTATTATTATCATATAAAGAAGATTTACCTTCCAGAGAAAGAGACCAAAGGATGGTTCATCAGATTTTGGAAACCAGAGAAAGGAAATCCAAATCCTTCTTTGATGGAGTGGCGGAAAGTTGGGAAAAATTACAGGAAGAAACACTCCATCCCAAACTATACAGGTCTTGGATTTTACAAGAACTACCTCTTTGTGAAAATATTTTGGATTTGGGCTGTGGTCCGGGAGGCCTAATTCCCTTTCTTTTAAACAAAGCAAAACATGTTACGGGAGTGGATAACTCCTCTAAAATGATTGAAAGTGCTACTTCCCATTATGGGAAAAATCCAAGTGTCAGTCTCATCCAAACACCAATGGAACATCTGCCTTTGTCAACTAATTCCTGTGATGCGGTAGTTGCTTCAATGGTGATGCATCATATTTCTCATCCACCTACTGTTTTGGAAGAGGTCGCAAGGGTACTAAAACCAGGTGGGGTTTTGTGTATCGTTGATTTAGGAAAACACAATGCGGAATATATGCGGGATAATTTTGCAGACCTTTGGCTTGGATTTGAACCAGAACTTTTTGAGTCATGGCTTTCGAATGCAGGTTTTAGCGTAGGGTCAATGAATGAGATCTCAACAGAATCAAGTTTTAAAATTTTAACTATCAAAGCAACAAAGGAATAA
- the ahcY gene encoding adenosylhomocysteinase, whose amino-acid sequence MSIATETKTERLPYKVKDISLAEWGREEIILAEKEMPGLMALRKEFGTSKPLKGARICGSLHMTIQTAVLIETLAALGADIRWSSCNIFSTQDHAAAAIAKAGIPVFAWKGETEEEYWWCIEQTLFFEGGKGPNMILDDGHDLTHYIHEKYPQLLTEIKGVSEETTTGVIALHKKLKAGTLKIPAINVNDSVTKSKFDNLYGCRESLADGIKRATDVMLAGKVALVCGYGDVGKGSAASLRNFGARVIVTEIDPICALQAVMEGYQVLRVEDVIENADIIVTATGNDDIISLEHMKAMKDGAILCNIGHFDTEIQMSRLNSEKDVIKKEIKPQVDKYTFPNGRSIIVLAEGRLVNLGCATGHPSFVMSSSFTNQVLAQIELYTTKYELGVYRLPKHLDEKVAALHLEQLGVRLTKLTQKQADYISVPLEGPYKPDHYRY is encoded by the coding sequence ATGTCCATAGCAACTGAAACGAAAACGGAAAGATTGCCATATAAAGTGAAGGATATCTCTCTTGCAGAATGGGGAAGAGAAGAGATCATTTTGGCAGAAAAAGAAATGCCGGGCCTTATGGCTCTTCGCAAAGAATTCGGAACTTCTAAACCATTGAAAGGTGCTAGAATTTGCGGATCTCTTCACATGACGATCCAAACAGCGGTTTTAATTGAAACCTTGGCTGCATTAGGTGCTGACATTCGTTGGTCCTCTTGTAACATTTTTTCAACACAAGATCACGCAGCAGCAGCAATTGCAAAAGCGGGAATTCCTGTATTTGCATGGAAAGGGGAAACTGAAGAAGAATATTGGTGGTGTATTGAACAAACACTATTTTTCGAAGGTGGAAAAGGACCAAACATGATCCTTGATGACGGTCATGACCTAACTCACTACATCCATGAAAAATACCCACAACTTCTAACAGAAATTAAAGGTGTTTCGGAAGAAACAACTACAGGTGTGATTGCACTTCATAAAAAATTGAAAGCGGGAACTTTGAAAATCCCTGCAATCAACGTAAATGACTCTGTCACAAAATCTAAATTTGACAACCTATACGGTTGCCGTGAATCCCTTGCTGACGGAATCAAACGTGCAACAGACGTGATGTTAGCTGGGAAGGTGGCACTTGTTTGTGGTTATGGTGATGTAGGAAAAGGTTCTGCGGCTTCCCTTCGTAACTTTGGTGCACGTGTGATTGTCACAGAAATCGATCCAATTTGTGCTCTTCAAGCGGTGATGGAAGGATACCAAGTTTTACGTGTAGAAGATGTAATCGAAAATGCTGACATCATTGTCACAGCAACTGGAAATGATGATATCATTTCACTTGAACACATGAAAGCTATGAAAGACGGTGCGATCCTTTGTAATATTGGTCACTTTGATACTGAAATTCAAATGTCTCGTTTGAACTCTGAAAAAGATGTGATTAAAAAAGAAATCAAACCACAAGTTGATAAATACACTTTCCCTAATGGAAGATCGATCATCGTTCTTGCGGAAGGTCGTTTGGTAAACCTTGGTTGTGCGACTGGTCACCCATCTTTTGTGATGTCAAGTTCTTTCACAAACCAAGTTTTGGCTCAAATCGAACTTTACACTACTAAATATGAGTTAGGTGTTTACCGCCTTCCTAAACATTTAGATGAAAAAGTAGCTGCTCTTCATTTGGAACAACTGGGTGTTCGTTTAACAAAACTAACTCAAAAACAAGCTGATTATATCAGTGTTCCACTCGAAGGTCCGTACAAACCAGACCACTACCGATACTAA
- a CDS encoding ferredoxin family protein, translating into MAYVVTEICVDCKYTSCAAVCPVEAFHEAPDTLYIDPDTCIDCNACQYECPIDAIFPDYDVPEKHKPSIEVNAKEANKFPVIVTTKPPLKGAKCSDPSK; encoded by the coding sequence ATGGCTTATGTTGTAACTGAAATTTGCGTTGATTGTAAATACACAAGTTGTGCTGCAGTATGTCCGGTCGAAGCTTTTCATGAAGCTCCGGACACTCTGTACATCGATCCAGACACTTGTATTGACTGTAATGCTTGTCAATATGAATGCCCGATTGATGCAATTTTTCCGGACTACGATGTCCCGGAAAAACACAAACCTTCGATTGAAGTCAATGCAAAAGAAGCAAATAAATTCCCGGTCATAGTAACCACTAAACCACCTCTAAAAGGTGCAAAGTGTTCTGATCCGAGCAAATAA
- the metH gene encoding methionine synthase, with protein MKFEYTNPSAKSLLKLINERILVLDGAMGTMIQRHSLEEDDFRGDRFKDWPVSIKGNNDVLAITRPDIIESVHLEYLEAGADIIETNTFSSNIVSQADYQMESAVRDLNLAAVQCAKNAVAKYKEKTGKTDVFIAGSIGPTVKTASLSPDVNNPAFRAVTFDELVDCFHEQVSALLDGGVDLLLPETNIDTLNLKACIFAIEKVFEERKIRIPVVLSVTITDASGRTLSGQTGEAFYISIKHAKALAVGINCALGAGEMRPYIEELSRVADCYVSCYPNAGLPNAFGGYDQTPEEFGGWMKNFAEAGFLNIVGGCCGTTPDHIRAAKEAVSGIAPRPLKEQPKLSAFAGLEPLKLTKDQGFINVGERNNVTGSPKFKKLILDGNFEEAVQVALQQVQAGANIIDINFDEALLDGEASMTKFLNLIAGEPDIARVPFMVDSSKWSVLLAGLKCIQGKPIVNSISLKEGEEVFLSHARTIQRFGAAAIVMAFDEQGQAATKDDKVRICKRAYDLLVEKLDFDPTDIIFDPNILTVATGIEEHNNYAMDFIEATREIKKVCPGAKVSGGLSNISFSFRGNNPVREAMHSAFLYHAIQAGMDMAIVNAGMLEVYEQIPKDLLELVEDVLLNRRPDATERLIEAAGSFHGEAKVQKKDDVWRSGSVEERLTHALVKGIDEFVTQDTEEARLSFAKPLEVIEGPLMNGMKVVGELFGAGKMFLPQVVKSARVMKKAVAYLLPYMEEEKRNQKDESKQAKFLIATVKGDVHDIGKNIVGVVLACNNYEVIDLGVMVPCEKILETAKRENVAAIGLSGLITPSLDEMVYVAKEMERQGFQVPLLIGGATTSPAHTAVKIAEQYSKPVLHVMDASRVVNVMNSALNPQTAVDYAKQVVEEQSKIREEFYSRENERNILPIESAIKNKFLADWDSYTPPKPSFTGVKKIEDVTLQDLLPFVDWSPFFLAWELKGRYPQILKDPVIGKEATSLFNDAQIILKEMLENPNLKPRAVVGMFPAVSLGEVVEIFEDDSKTKSLGTYPMLRQQTTKMTNQPNYSLADFIAPKDKKKNDYIGYFAVTAGHGIEELARSYEAKQDDYNSILVKALADRFAEAFAEYMHHRMREEWGFGKDENLTKEDLIREKYRGIRPAPGYPACPDHTEKRKIWKLLDVEKNAGIQLTESCAMWPASSVSGYYFSHPESRYFAIGKINEDQVVNYAKDKEMEISEVERWLSPILNYDPSRKSKS; from the coding sequence ATGAAATTTGAATATACCAATCCTTCTGCAAAATCCCTTTTAAAATTGATTAACGAGAGAATTCTCGTATTAGATGGTGCTATGGGTACCATGATCCAAAGACATTCTTTGGAAGAGGATGATTTCCGTGGGGATCGTTTTAAGGATTGGCCCGTTTCCATCAAAGGAAACAATGATGTTCTCGCCATCACACGTCCTGATATCATCGAATCTGTCCACTTAGAATATTTGGAAGCTGGTGCTGATATCATTGAAACCAATACATTCAGTTCCAATATTGTTTCGCAAGCGGACTATCAAATGGAATCGGCAGTAAGGGATCTAAATCTGGCTGCCGTACAGTGTGCAAAAAATGCAGTGGCCAAATACAAAGAAAAAACGGGAAAAACGGATGTTTTCATTGCAGGGTCCATTGGACCAACAGTAAAAACAGCATCTCTATCACCAGATGTAAATAATCCTGCATTTCGCGCAGTCACCTTTGATGAGTTAGTGGATTGTTTTCATGAACAAGTATCGGCACTTCTTGATGGTGGTGTAGATTTACTTTTACCAGAAACCAATATTGATACTTTAAATTTAAAAGCATGTATATTTGCGATTGAGAAAGTATTTGAAGAACGTAAAATTCGAATTCCTGTTGTACTTTCTGTAACGATCACAGATGCCTCTGGCCGAACTCTCTCGGGCCAAACAGGGGAAGCATTTTATATTTCGATCAAACATGCAAAAGCACTAGCAGTGGGCATCAACTGTGCGCTAGGTGCAGGAGAGATGCGTCCTTATATCGAGGAACTTTCTCGTGTGGCTGATTGTTATGTGTCTTGTTATCCCAATGCAGGACTTCCCAATGCCTTCGGTGGTTATGACCAAACTCCTGAAGAATTTGGTGGTTGGATGAAAAACTTTGCAGAAGCAGGTTTTCTTAATATTGTGGGAGGATGTTGTGGAACAACACCTGACCATATCCGAGCGGCAAAAGAAGCTGTTTCTGGAATTGCTCCCCGTCCCCTAAAAGAACAACCGAAACTCAGTGCTTTTGCGGGCCTGGAACCTTTGAAACTGACCAAAGACCAAGGCTTTATAAACGTGGGTGAAAGGAACAACGTCACAGGCTCTCCTAAATTCAAAAAACTCATCTTAGATGGAAATTTTGAAGAAGCAGTACAAGTCGCCTTACAACAAGTCCAAGCTGGTGCCAATATCATTGATATCAACTTTGACGAAGCTCTCCTTGATGGGGAAGCTTCTATGACTAAGTTTTTAAACTTAATTGCTGGGGAACCAGACATTGCACGAGTCCCGTTTATGGTCGATTCTTCAAAATGGTCTGTACTACTTGCGGGTCTAAAATGTATCCAAGGAAAACCCATTGTAAACTCAATCTCTTTGAAAGAGGGAGAAGAAGTTTTTTTAAGTCATGCTCGCACTATTCAAAGGTTTGGAGCCGCAGCGATTGTGATGGCATTCGACGAACAAGGACAGGCGGCAACTAAAGATGATAAAGTCCGTATCTGTAAAAGGGCATACGATTTACTTGTCGAAAAATTAGACTTTGATCCAACAGATATTATCTTTGATCCAAACATCCTGACAGTGGCCACAGGGATAGAAGAACATAATAATTATGCGATGGATTTTATCGAAGCCACTCGTGAAATTAAAAAAGTTTGCCCTGGTGCGAAAGTATCAGGTGGTCTCAGTAATATTTCTTTTTCATTCCGTGGGAATAATCCCGTTCGGGAAGCGATGCACTCAGCATTTTTATACCATGCCATCCAAGCAGGAATGGATATGGCCATTGTGAATGCAGGGATGTTAGAAGTTTACGAACAAATCCCCAAAGACTTATTGGAACTAGTAGAAGATGTACTTCTAAACCGTAGGCCAGATGCCACTGAACGTTTGATTGAAGCTGCTGGAAGTTTCCACGGGGAAGCCAAGGTTCAAAAGAAGGATGATGTGTGGAGGAGTGGATCTGTAGAAGAGCGCCTAACGCATGCTCTTGTGAAAGGGATTGATGAATTTGTCACTCAAGATACAGAAGAAGCACGACTTAGTTTTGCAAAACCTCTCGAAGTGATCGAAGGGCCCCTCATGAATGGAATGAAAGTAGTAGGGGAACTTTTTGGAGCCGGTAAGATGTTTCTTCCTCAAGTGGTAAAAAGCGCAAGGGTTATGAAAAAGGCTGTTGCTTATTTACTCCCTTATATGGAAGAAGAAAAACGAAACCAAAAAGACGAAAGCAAACAAGCTAAATTTCTAATTGCTACTGTAAAAGGAGATGTCCACGATATTGGAAAAAATATTGTAGGTGTGGTTTTGGCATGTAACAACTATGAGGTGATTGACCTCGGAGTGATGGTTCCCTGTGAAAAGATTTTAGAAACTGCTAAAAGAGAAAATGTAGCGGCAATTGGTCTTTCGGGCCTCATTACACCTTCCCTTGATGAAATGGTATATGTGGCCAAAGAAATGGAACGCCAAGGATTCCAAGTTCCTCTCCTCATTGGTGGGGCAACCACTTCGCCAGCCCACACTGCTGTAAAAATTGCCGAACAATATTCAAAACCTGTGCTTCATGTGATGGATGCATCTCGAGTTGTGAACGTAATGAACAGTGCCCTCAATCCACAAACCGCAGTGGATTATGCAAAACAAGTTGTAGAAGAACAATCAAAAATTCGTGAAGAATTTTATTCGAGAGAAAACGAAAGAAACATTTTACCAATTGAAAGTGCAATTAAAAACAAATTTCTCGCGGATTGGGATTCTTATACGCCACCGAAACCTAGTTTTACTGGTGTTAAAAAAATTGAAGATGTCACCTTACAAGATTTACTTCCTTTTGTTGATTGGTCTCCCTTCTTTTTGGCTTGGGAATTAAAGGGTCGTTACCCACAAATTTTAAAAGATCCTGTCATTGGAAAAGAAGCCACATCTCTGTTTAATGATGCGCAAATCATCTTAAAAGAAATGTTAGAAAATCCAAATCTTAAACCGAGAGCCGTAGTGGGGATGTTCCCTGCTGTTTCTCTAGGGGAAGTGGTAGAAATTTTCGAAGATGATTCCAAAACAAAATCTTTGGGAACCTATCCAATGTTACGCCAACAAACTACCAAAATGACAAATCAACCAAACTATAGTTTGGCGGATTTTATTGCTCCAAAAGATAAAAAGAAAAATGATTATATTGGATATTTTGCAGTCACTGCCGGTCATGGAATTGAAGAATTAGCAAGATCCTACGAAGCAAAACAAGATGATTACAATTCCATTTTGGTGAAAGCACTTGCAGACCGATTTGCAGAAGCCTTTGCTGAATATATGCACCACCGTATGCGAGAAGAATGGGGATTTGGAAAGGATGAGAATTTAACCAAAGAAGACCTCATTCGAGAAAAGTATCGTGGCATTCGTCCGGCACCTGGGTATCCCGCATGTCCTGACCATACCGAAAAAAGAAAAATTTGGAAACTTCTGGACGTCGAAAAAAATGCAGGAATTCAACTGACCGAATCCTGTGCGATGTGGCCTGCAAGTAGTGTGAGTGGCTATTATTTCTCACATCCGGAATCTCGTTATTTTGCCATTGGTAAAATTAATGAAGACCAAGTGGTAAACTACGCGAAGGACAAAGAAATGGAAATTTCGGAAGTGGAACGTTGGTTGTCACCAATTCTCAACTATGATCCTTCTCGTAAGTCTAAGTCTTAA
- a CDS encoding ATP-dependent 6-phosphofructokinase, whose product MNENDTKVEQFGPCTIPNPAGYDYWTEDNSVVLFQTIFSGPEDARKTVETSPVFFEQAGPKEKIYFRPEEVTAGIVTCGGLCPGINDVIRALVMELHYRYKVPRILGFPFGYEGLVKKYGHRPVELTPDKVAHIMNFGGSILGSSRGSQNIGDMVDTLFLYGVKMLFCIGGDGTLRGAQAIQEEIRKRKEDIAIVGIPKTIDNDINYVQKTFGFSTAFSKAVEAVNCAHEEAKGAPNGIGLVKLMGRHSGFIAVNAALASKNVNFVLIPELDFDLEGEGAFLTVLKERIQRRGHAVVILAEGAGQKFFEDKGEKDLSGNKKLADIGIFIKDKITEYFKKEGVNLNLKYIDPSYIIRSVPANAEDSVFCGFLAQNAVHAAFAGRTGCVVGIWNNVFTVMPISLAIAERKVLRPERSTLWRALLSSTGQPNEMKAKG is encoded by the coding sequence ATGAATGAAAATGATACCAAGGTTGAACAATTTGGACCCTGCACCATCCCAAACCCAGCAGGGTATGACTACTGGACCGAAGATAATTCCGTTGTACTTTTCCAAACCATATTTTCAGGGCCAGAGGACGCTAGAAAAACCGTAGAAACAAGCCCCGTATTTTTTGAACAAGCAGGCCCTAAAGAGAAAATCTATTTTCGCCCTGAAGAAGTCACTGCGGGGATTGTGACTTGCGGTGGACTTTGCCCTGGAATCAACGATGTAATCCGTGCTCTTGTGATGGAATTACATTATCGTTACAAAGTGCCACGTATTTTGGGTTTTCCTTTTGGATACGAAGGCCTTGTGAAAAAATATGGGCATAGGCCAGTAGAACTCACTCCCGATAAGGTAGCTCATATCATGAACTTTGGTGGTTCGATATTAGGATCATCTCGTGGTAGTCAAAATATTGGAGATATGGTCGATACATTATTCCTCTATGGAGTGAAGATGCTTTTTTGTATTGGTGGTGATGGCACTCTTCGTGGTGCGCAGGCCATCCAAGAAGAAATTCGCAAACGAAAAGAAGACATTGCCATTGTTGGGATTCCCAAAACAATCGATAACGATATCAACTACGTCCAAAAAACCTTTGGGTTCTCGACTGCTTTTAGTAAGGCGGTAGAAGCAGTAAATTGTGCTCATGAAGAAGCAAAAGGGGCACCGAATGGAATAGGTCTTGTGAAACTTATGGGACGCCATTCTGGTTTCATAGCTGTGAATGCAGCACTTGCTTCCAAAAATGTAAATTTTGTCCTCATCCCAGAACTTGATTTTGATTTAGAAGGAGAGGGTGCCTTTCTTACCGTTCTAAAAGAAAGAATCCAAAGAAGAGGTCATGCCGTGGTGATTTTAGCGGAAGGTGCCGGTCAAAAGTTCTTTGAAGATAAGGGCGAAAAAGATTTATCAGGAAACAAAAAGTTGGCGGACATAGGAATATTTATCAAAGATAAAATTACTGAGTATTTTAAAAAGGAAGGAGTGAACCTCAATTTAAAATACATAGATCCTAGTTATATCATTCGTTCGGTTCCTGCCAACGCGGAAGACTCTGTGTTTTGCGGGTTTCTTGCTCAAAATGCAGTCCATGCTGCTTTTGCTGGAAGGACTGGATGTGTAGTAGGGATCTGGAACAATGTGTTCACGGTTATGCCCATCTCCCTTGCCATTGCAGAAAGAAAGGTACTACGACCAGAAAGAAGTACACTCTGGCGGGCTCTTCTTTCTTCGACGGGCCAACCCAATGAGATGAAGGCGAAAGGCTGA
- a CDS encoding SpoIIE family protein phosphatase has product MPTKLLTLGLISDITSRINSHEDLDTLLSEIMGITRDVLQTEGSSLLLYDKENDQLVFNTTSGLKEESLAHLTVPRGKGIAGMVLETLKPEIVNDAANDPRIFKAIDQKVGYVTRNLLCVPMVAQGEVQGVLEAVNSLDNREFNHTDIKILKYLSNLAAIAVKNRLLIDSLNLRANELNGLFQISQALANIQSSDEFMDLAVKTISDVLQVDRVSLHFEKIEKKGLPRTKSKGFSDQIHDEDVEVLLFADKADWMFKGFKIITANSPQGMQLTHKGLFQHSMILFPILKNKEWLGSLIVSDKTSRTRFDEMDIRILRTLTNQVGEAYTALQVKIQSERLKNIDRDMQVAAMIQKHSLPIIPKQYSLLEFDTYYQASREIGGDFYDMVVHGKDEVSVIIADVSGKGTPAALFMEFSKTVLQQEVAKTTSTSEALFNANQILQDKSGFLMFVTAMLVRINMTKKELTYSSAGHNLQIIYRKKHHKIQHLSGKGQPMGIGHCEFSEHTVSYLPGDLLVLYTDGVTEAMNIKEELFSEERLESVILSHINDPPEVIRQAILQKVSEFVGEAEPHDDLSLFIIRLN; this is encoded by the coding sequence ATGCCTACAAAACTACTGACATTAGGTCTGATTTCAGACATTACAAGCCGCATCAATTCTCATGAAGATTTGGACACACTACTTAGTGAGATCATGGGAATCACTCGTGATGTTCTCCAAACGGAAGGTTCTTCCCTACTCCTTTATGATAAAGAAAATGATCAGTTAGTTTTTAATACCACTAGTGGTTTAAAAGAAGAATCACTTGCCCACCTAACAGTTCCTAGGGGAAAAGGGATCGCAGGAATGGTGCTCGAAACTCTCAAACCAGAGATTGTGAACGATGCCGCCAACGATCCAAGAATTTTTAAGGCCATTGACCAAAAAGTGGGGTATGTCACGAGGAACTTACTTTGTGTACCTATGGTTGCGCAAGGAGAAGTACAAGGTGTACTCGAAGCAGTCAACTCTCTCGACAACCGGGAATTCAATCATACCGATATTAAAATTCTAAAATATCTTTCTAACTTAGCAGCAATTGCCGTTAAAAATCGCCTTCTAATCGATAGCCTTAATTTAAGAGCCAACGAACTCAATGGTTTATTCCAAATCTCGCAAGCACTTGCCAATATCCAAAGTTCCGACGAATTTATGGACCTTGCTGTAAAAACCATTTCTGATGTTTTACAAGTAGATAGAGTTTCCCTTCACTTTGAAAAGATTGAAAAAAAAGGCCTGCCACGTACTAAATCAAAAGGGTTTTCTGACCAAATCCATGACGAAGATGTAGAAGTTCTACTTTTTGCAGACAAAGCAGATTGGATGTTTAAAGGTTTTAAAATTATCACTGCAAACTCACCCCAAGGAATGCAACTGACTCACAAAGGTTTGTTTCAACATAGTATGATCCTATTCCCCATTTTAAAAAACAAAGAATGGTTAGGTTCTCTAATAGTTTCAGACAAAACATCTCGTACAAGATTTGATGAGATGGACATTCGGATTTTAAGAACTCTTACAAACCAAGTGGGGGAAGCTTATACTGCCTTACAAGTAAAGATACAAAGTGAACGTTTGAAAAACATTGATCGTGACATGCAAGTTGCCGCTATGATTCAAAAACATTCACTCCCTATTATCCCAAAACAGTATTCCCTATTAGAATTTGATACTTACTACCAAGCCTCCCGTGAAATTGGCGGGGACTTCTATGATATGGTAGTACATGGAAAAGATGAAGTGTCTGTCATCATTGCTGATGTTTCGGGAAAAGGAACTCCTGCAGCTCTTTTTATGGAGTTTTCTAAAACGGTTTTACAACAAGAGGTGGCGAAAACAACTTCCACAAGTGAAGCGCTCTTTAATGCAAACCAGATCTTACAAGATAAATCGGGATTTCTTATGTTTGTCACTGCGATGCTTGTGAGAATCAATATGACTAAAAAAGAATTAACTTATTCTTCTGCAGGTCATAACTTACAAATCATCTATCGCAAAAAACATCATAAAATCCAACATCTTTCTGGCAAAGGCCAACCGATGGGAATTGGGCATTGCGAATTTTCAGAACATACTGTGAGTTATTTGCCGGGTGATCTATTGGTTCTGTATACAGATGGTGTTACAGAAGCTATGAACATAAAAGAGGAACTTTTTTCAGAAGAAAGACTCGAATCGGTAATTCTATCTCATATCAACGATCCGCCAGAAGTCATCAGGCAAGCTATTTTACAAAAAGTAAGTGAATTTGTGGGAGAAGCAGAACCACACGATGACCTTTCTCTCTTTATTATTCGTCTAAACTAA
- the argB gene encoding acetylglutamate kinase: protein MNHHSEKINHILEALPYLIKYSGKTIVIKYGGAAMVEEELKASFAEDIVLLKYLGINPVVVHGGGPEINALIKSLNLNTQFIRGHRVTDEPTMEVVEMVLTGKVNKQIVSLIQEKGGKPVGLSGKDGGLAIAEKYLMEVEAEDGKVQKVDLGLVGEVTEVDSNILLTLQREGFIPIISPVAMSKEGQTLNINADTMAGAIAEALHADKLILLTDTPGILIDGQLVTGLKKADIHDHIKSGQISGGMIPKVECCLRAIDSGVKRAHIIDGRVAHSVLIEILTNQGIGSLIEQG from the coding sequence ATGAACCACCATTCTGAAAAAATCAATCATATCTTGGAAGCACTTCCTTATTTGATCAAATATTCTGGAAAAACCATTGTCATCAAATACGGCGGGGCGGCGATGGTGGAAGAAGAATTAAAAGCTTCTTTTGCTGAGGATATTGTACTTTTAAAATATTTAGGAATCAATCCTGTTGTGGTTCACGGTGGTGGACCAGAAATCAATGCCCTAATCAAATCTCTTAATCTCAATACACAGTTCATTCGTGGACATCGGGTGACTGACGAACCCACAATGGAAGTGGTGGAGATGGTCCTTACGGGAAAAGTAAACAAACAAATTGTTTCTCTCATCCAAGAAAAAGGTGGGAAACCAGTGGGTCTCTCTGGAAAAGATGGGGGGCTTGCTATCGCTGAAAAATACCTAATGGAAGTGGAAGCAGAAGACGGTAAGGTTCAAAAAGTGGATTTGGGTCTTGTGGGCGAAGTAACTGAAGTTGATTCCAATATTTTACTCACCTTACAACGAGAAGGTTTTATACCTATTATCTCACCTGTTGCCATGTCAAAAGAAGGACAAACTTTAAATATCAATGCAGATACAATGGCTGGAGCCATCGCAGAAGCACTTCATGCAGACAAACTCATTTTACTCACTGACACTCCAGGAATTCTGATCGATGGCCAATTGGTAACGGGTCTCAAAAAAGCGGATATTCACGACCATATAAAAAGTGGACAGATCTCTGGTGGCATGATACCAAAAGTAGAGTGTTGTTTGCGCGCCATTGACTCAGGAGTCAAAAGAGCCCACATCATCGACGGACGTGTTGCCCATTCCGTCTTAATTGAAATTTTGACCAACCAAGGGATTGGAAGTTTGATCGAACAAGGATAG